Proteins from a single region of Hypomesus transpacificus isolate Combined female unplaced genomic scaffold, fHypTra1 scaffold_253, whole genome shotgun sequence:
- the LOC124462829 gene encoding hydroperoxide isomerase ALOXE3-like isoform X1: protein MAEYKVEVTTGEWLLSETSDYIYVTLIGTDGQSNRTHLDNYGLDFQTGQTSSYTVTSTSSLGRPLLVKLEKEQFLYLPENEWFCSKIVVTTPEGDVILFPCYRWISRGEVVELRGGQATKVFEDELPLLVKHRKQEVELHKQLFKWAEYAKGVPYINSITDTFSLPSEVQYSFSKLVDFIYTKSVALAELNLKGLASSTEHWKTLDDMKEVFWYKRTPIAEYVYDHWKDDEFFGSQYLNGTNPNVIQCCSKLPPNVPVTDEMVQPFLESGSSLARETKEGNIFICDYKKLEGLPTRVVNGEPLPLTPGFCLFYKNPEDKLLPIAIQLGQVPSEHCPIFLPSDSEHDWLLAKLYMRCADFNDYQITHHLLNTHLLAEVFAMATFRNFPVIHPIYKMLTPHFRYTLQINVLARKRLISPDGPLTNGLIDGNGLKELLKRSLSDLTYSSLCLPEDITARGMQFIPHYYYRDDGLKLWKIINSFVKGMVEYYYPSDSEVSRDSELQDWIKEIFMYGFLGNSKSGIPESFHTVGELVKFITMIIFLVSAQHNAVNMGQFDYSSWIANNPLFLNNPPPTTKGRSGMHSILKTLPNVGTSVNNMASVWLLSKKFDDFVPLGTYPDEYFDEASPKKMKKQLQTELSFLSEFINTRNSKLKLPYIYLNPTNIENSITI, encoded by the exons ATGGCCGAATACAAAGTAGAGGTGACCACTGGTGAGTGGCTGCTGTCTGAGACATCTGACTATATATATGTCACACTGATTGGAACAGACGGGCAGAGTAACCGCACACACCTGGACAACTATGGTCTGGATTTCCAAACTGGGCAG ACGAGCAGCTACACTGTCACCAGCACCTCGTCTCTGGGGCGCCCCCTCCTGGTCAAGCTGGAAAAAGAACAGTTCCTTTACTTGCCTGAAAACGAGTGGTTCTGCTCCAAGATCGTTGTGACGACCCCGGAgggtgatgtcatcctgttcccCTGCTACAGATGGATTTCCAGGGGGGAGGTTGTAGAGCTCAGGGGGGGGCAAG CCACCAAGGTTTTTGAGGATGAGCTTCCTTTACTGGTTAAGCACAGGAAACAGGAGGTGGAGCTTCATAAGCAACTGTTCAA GTGGGCTGAATATGCAAAGGGTGTGCCTTACATTAACAGCATCACTGACAccttttccctcccttctgaagTCCAATATTCCTTCTCTAAACTTGTGGACTTCATCTACACCAAATCCGTGGC TTTGGCTGAGCTCAACCTTAAGGGTCTTGCATCCTCCACTGAGCACTGGAAAACCTTAGATGACATGAAGGAGGTCTTCTGGTACAAGAGGACACCCATAGCAG AGTACGTCTATGACCATTGGAAAGATGATGAATTCTTTGGGTCCCAGTATCTTAATGGAACCAACCCCAATGTGATCCAATGCTGCTCAAAACTTCCCCCCAACGTTCCTGTCACTGACGAGATGGTACAGCCCTTCCTGGAGTCTGGAAGCTCTCTAGCCAGAGAGACCAAG GAAGGGAACATATTCATTTGTGACTATAAGAAACTAGAGGGTTTGCCAACCAGGGTTGTCAATGGTgagcctcttcctctgactcCAGGATTCTGTCTTTTCTACAAGAACCCAGAGGACAAATTGCTGCCCATTGCCATCCAG CTGGGACAAGTACCTTCGGAGCATTGCCCCATCTTTCTGCCTAGTGACTCAGAGCATGACTGGCTGTTAGCCAAGTTATATATGAGATGTGCAGATTTCAATGACTATCAGATTACTCACCATCTACTGAACACCCACCTGCTGGCAGAGGTCTTTGCAATGGCAACCTTTCGGAACTTTCCTGTGATACACCCCATTTACAAG ATGCTGACTCCCCACTTTCGTTACACTCTGCAGATAAATGTCCTTGCTCGTAAACGACTAATCAGTCCAGATGGACCCCTGACAAAT GGTTTGATAGATGGAAATGGTCTGAAAGAACTTTTGAAGAGGTCACTGTCAGATTTAACTTACAGCTCCCTCTGTCTGCCGGAGGACATTACTGCACGAGGAATGCAGTTCATCCCCCACTATTACTACAGGGATGACGGCCTGAAGCTGTGGAAGATCATCAACAG CTTTGTCAAGGGGATGGTGGAGTACTACTACCCCTCTGACAGTGAGGTGTCCAGGGACTCGGAGCTCCAAGACTGGATTAAAGAGATCTTCATGTATGGTTTTCTTGGAAACAGCAAGTCAG GAATCCCTGAATCGTTTCATACAGTGGGCGAGCTGGTCAAGTTCATTACAATGATCATCTTCCTAGTCTCTGCTCAACATAATGCTGTTAACATGGGACAG TTTGACTACTCCAGTTGGATTGCCAACAACCCCTTGTTTCTGAACAACCCTCCTCCGACCACGAAAGGGAGGTCTGGTATGCACTCTATCTTGAAGACCCTACCAAATGTTGGCACCTCAGTCAACAACATGGCCTCAGTGTGGTTGCTCAGCAAGAAATTTGATGACTTT GTTCCCCTTGGAACATACCCAGATGAATACTTTGATGAGGCTTCTCCCAAGAAGATGAAGAAGCAACTGCAGACCGAGTTGTCCTTCCTGAGCGAGTTCATCAATACAAGGAACTCAAAGCTGAAACTGCCATACATCTACTTGAACCCTACAAATATTGAGAATAGTATAACAATATGA
- the LOC124462826 gene encoding hydroperoxide isomerase ALOXE3-like isoform X2: MAEYKVEVTTGEWLLSETSDYIYVTLIGTDGQSNRTHLDNYGLDFQTGQTSSYTVTSTSSLGRPLLVKLEKEQFLYLPENEWFCSKIVVTTPEGDVILFPCYRWISRGEVVELRGGQATKVFEDELPLLVKHRKQEVELHKQLFKWAEYAKGVPYINSITDTFSLPSEVRFSFSKLGDFIYTKSMALAELNLKGLASSTEHWKSLEDMKKVFWYKRTPIAEYIYDHWKDDEFFGSQYLNGTNPNVIQCYSKLPPNFPVTDEMVQPFLESGSSLARETKEGNIFICDYKKLEGLPTRVVNGEPLPLTPGFCLFYKNPEDKLLPIAIQLGQVPSEHCPIFLPSDSEHDWLLAKLYMRCADFNDYQITHHLLNTHLLAEVFAMATFRNFPVIHPIYKMLTPHFRYTLQINVLARKRLISPDGPLTNGLIDGNGLKELLKRSLSDLTYSSLCLPEDITARGMQFIPHYYYRDDGLKLWKIINSFVKGMVEYYYPSDSEVSRDSELQDWIKEIFMYGFLGNSKSGIPESFHTVGELVKFITMIIFLVSAQHNAVNMGQFDYSSWIANNPLFLNNPPPTTKGRSGSPWNIPR; this comes from the exons ATGGCCGAATACAAAGTAGAGGTGACCACTGGTGAGTGGCTGCTGTCTGAGACATCTGACTATATATATGTCACACTGATTGGAACAGACGGGCAGAGTAACCGCACACACCTGGACAACTATGGTCTGGATTTCCAAACTGGGCAG ACGAGCAGCTACACTGTCACCAGCACCTCGTCTCTGGGGCGCCCCCTCCTGGTCAAGCTGGAAAAAGAACAGTTCCTTTACTTGCCTGAAAACGAGTGGTTCTGCTCCAAGATCGTTGTGACGACCCCGGAgggtgatgtcatcctgttcccCTGCTACAGATGGATTTCCAGGGGGGAGGTTGTAGAGCTCAGGGGGGGGCAAG CCACCAAGGTTTTTGAGGATGAGCTTCCTTTACTGGTTAAGCACAGGAAACAGGAGGTGGAGCTTCATAAGCAACTGTTCAA GTGGGCTGAATATGCAAAGGGGGTGCCTTACATTAACAGCATCACTGACAccttttccctcccttctgaagTCCGATTTTCCTTCTCTAAACTTGGGGACTTCATCTACACCAAATCCATGGC TTTGGCTGAGCTCAACCTTAAGGGTCTTGCATCCTCCACTGAGCACTGGAAATCCTTGGAGGACATGAAGAAGGTCTTCTGGTACAAGAGGACACCCATAGCAG AGTACATCTATGACCATTGGAAAGATGATGAATTCTTTGGGTCCCAGTATCTTAATGGAACCAACCCCAATGTGATCCAATGCTACTCCAAACTTCCCCCCAACTTTCCTGTCACTGACGAGATGGTACAGCCCTTCCTGGAGTCTGGGAGCTCTCTAGCCAGAGAGACCAAG GAAGGGAACATATTCATTTGTGACTATAAGAAACTAGAGGGTTTGCCAACCAGGGTTGTCAATGGTgagcctcttcctctgactcCAGGATTCTGTCTTTTCTACAAGAACCCAGAGGACAAATTGCTGCCCATTGCCATCCAG CTGGGACAAGTACCTTCGGAGCATTGCCCCATCTTTCTGCCTAGTGACTCAGAGCATGACTGGCTGTTAGCCAAGTTATATATGAGATGTGCAGATTTCAATGACTATCAGATTACTCACCATCTACTGAACACCCACCTGCTGGCAGAGGTCTTTGCAATGGCAACCTTTCGGAACTTTCCTGTGATACACCCCATTTACAAG ATGCTGACTCCCCACTTTCGTTACACTCTGCAGATAAATGTCCTTGCTCGTAAACGACTAATCAGTCCAGATGGACCCCTGACAAAT GGTTTGATAGATGGAAATGGTCTGAAAGAACTTTTGAAGAGGTCACTGTCAGATTTAACTTACAGCTCCCTCTGTCTGCCGGAGGACATTACTGCACGAGGAATGCAGTTCATCCCCCACTATTACTACAGGGATGACGGCCTGAAGCTGTGGAAGATCATCAACAG CTTTGTCAAGGGGATGGTGGAGTACTACTACCCCTCTGACAGTGAGGTGTCCAGGGACTCGGAGCTCCAAGACTGGATTAAAGAGATCTTCATGTATGGTTTTCTTGGAAACAGCAAGTCAG GAATCCCTGAATCGTTTCATACAGTGGGCGAGCTGGTCAAGTTCATTACAATGATCATCTTCCTAGTCTCTGCTCAACATAATGCTGTTAACATGGGACAG TTTGACTACTCCAGTTGGATTGCCAACAACCCCTTGTTTCTGAACAACCCTCCTCCGACCACGAAAGGGAGGTCTG GTTCCCCTTGGAACATACCCAGATGA
- the LOC124462826 gene encoding hydroperoxide isomerase ALOXE3-like isoform X1, giving the protein MAEYKVEVTTGEWLLSETSDYIYVTLIGTDGQSNRTHLDNYGLDFQTGQTSSYTVTSTSSLGRPLLVKLEKEQFLYLPENEWFCSKIVVTTPEGDVILFPCYRWISRGEVVELRGGQATKVFEDELPLLVKHRKQEVELHKQLFKWAEYAKGVPYINSITDTFSLPSEVRFSFSKLGDFIYTKSMALAELNLKGLASSTEHWKSLEDMKKVFWYKRTPIAEYIYDHWKDDEFFGSQYLNGTNPNVIQCYSKLPPNFPVTDEMVQPFLESGSSLARETKEGNIFICDYKKLEGLPTRVVNGEPLPLTPGFCLFYKNPEDKLLPIAIQLGQVPSEHCPIFLPSDSEHDWLLAKLYMRCADFNDYQITHHLLNTHLLAEVFAMATFRNFPVIHPIYKMLTPHFRYTLQINVLARKRLISPDGPLTNGLIDGNGLKELLKRSLSDLTYSSLCLPEDITARGMQFIPHYYYRDDGLKLWKIINSFVKGMVEYYYPSDSEVSRDSELQDWIKEIFMYGFLGNSKSGIPESFHTVGELVKFITMIIFLVSAQHNAVNMGQFDYSSWIANNPLFLNNPPPTTKGRSGMHSILKTLPNVGTSVNNMASVWLLSKKFDDFVPLGTYPDEYFDEASPKKMKKQLQTELSFLSEFINTRNSKLKLPYIYLNPTNIENSITI; this is encoded by the exons ATGGCCGAATACAAAGTAGAGGTGACCACTGGTGAGTGGCTGCTGTCTGAGACATCTGACTATATATATGTCACACTGATTGGAACAGACGGGCAGAGTAACCGCACACACCTGGACAACTATGGTCTGGATTTCCAAACTGGGCAG ACGAGCAGCTACACTGTCACCAGCACCTCGTCTCTGGGGCGCCCCCTCCTGGTCAAGCTGGAAAAAGAACAGTTCCTTTACTTGCCTGAAAACGAGTGGTTCTGCTCCAAGATCGTTGTGACGACCCCGGAgggtgatgtcatcctgttcccCTGCTACAGATGGATTTCCAGGGGGGAGGTTGTAGAGCTCAGGGGGGGGCAAG CCACCAAGGTTTTTGAGGATGAGCTTCCTTTACTGGTTAAGCACAGGAAACAGGAGGTGGAGCTTCATAAGCAACTGTTCAA GTGGGCTGAATATGCAAAGGGGGTGCCTTACATTAACAGCATCACTGACAccttttccctcccttctgaagTCCGATTTTCCTTCTCTAAACTTGGGGACTTCATCTACACCAAATCCATGGC TTTGGCTGAGCTCAACCTTAAGGGTCTTGCATCCTCCACTGAGCACTGGAAATCCTTGGAGGACATGAAGAAGGTCTTCTGGTACAAGAGGACACCCATAGCAG AGTACATCTATGACCATTGGAAAGATGATGAATTCTTTGGGTCCCAGTATCTTAATGGAACCAACCCCAATGTGATCCAATGCTACTCCAAACTTCCCCCCAACTTTCCTGTCACTGACGAGATGGTACAGCCCTTCCTGGAGTCTGGGAGCTCTCTAGCCAGAGAGACCAAG GAAGGGAACATATTCATTTGTGACTATAAGAAACTAGAGGGTTTGCCAACCAGGGTTGTCAATGGTgagcctcttcctctgactcCAGGATTCTGTCTTTTCTACAAGAACCCAGAGGACAAATTGCTGCCCATTGCCATCCAG CTGGGACAAGTACCTTCGGAGCATTGCCCCATCTTTCTGCCTAGTGACTCAGAGCATGACTGGCTGTTAGCCAAGTTATATATGAGATGTGCAGATTTCAATGACTATCAGATTACTCACCATCTACTGAACACCCACCTGCTGGCAGAGGTCTTTGCAATGGCAACCTTTCGGAACTTTCCTGTGATACACCCCATTTACAAG ATGCTGACTCCCCACTTTCGTTACACTCTGCAGATAAATGTCCTTGCTCGTAAACGACTAATCAGTCCAGATGGACCCCTGACAAAT GGTTTGATAGATGGAAATGGTCTGAAAGAACTTTTGAAGAGGTCACTGTCAGATTTAACTTACAGCTCCCTCTGTCTGCCGGAGGACATTACTGCACGAGGAATGCAGTTCATCCCCCACTATTACTACAGGGATGACGGCCTGAAGCTGTGGAAGATCATCAACAG CTTTGTCAAGGGGATGGTGGAGTACTACTACCCCTCTGACAGTGAGGTGTCCAGGGACTCGGAGCTCCAAGACTGGATTAAAGAGATCTTCATGTATGGTTTTCTTGGAAACAGCAAGTCAG GAATCCCTGAATCGTTTCATACAGTGGGCGAGCTGGTCAAGTTCATTACAATGATCATCTTCCTAGTCTCTGCTCAACATAATGCTGTTAACATGGGACAG TTTGACTACTCCAGTTGGATTGCCAACAACCCCTTGTTTCTGAACAACCCTCCTCCGACCACGAAAGGGAGGTCTGGTATGCACTCTATCTTGAAGACCCTACCAAATGTTGGCACCTCAGTCAACAACATGGCCTCAGTGTGGTTGCTCAGCAAGAAATTTGATGACTTT GTTCCCCTTGGAACATACCCAGATGAATACTTTGATGAGGCTTCTCCCAAGAAGATGAAGAAGCAACTGCAGACCGAGTTGTCCTTCCTGAGCGAGTTCATCAATACAAGGAACTCAAAGCTGAAACTGCCATACATCTACTTGAACCCTACAAATATTGAGAATAGTATAACAATATGA
- the LOC124462829 gene encoding hydroperoxide isomerase ALOXE3-like isoform X2 translates to MAEYKVEVTTGEWLLSETSDYIYVTLIGTDGQSNRTHLDNYGLDFQTGQTSSYTVTSTSSLGRPLLVKLEKEQFLYLPENEWFCSKIVVTTPEGDVILFPCYRWISRGEVVELRGGQATKVFEDELPLLVKHRKQEVELHKQLFKWAEYAKGVPYINSITDTFSLPSEVQYSFSKLVDFIYTKSVALAELNLKGLASSTEHWKTLDDMKEVFWYKRTPIAEYVYDHWKDDEFFGSQYLNGTNPNVIQCCSKLPPNVPVTDEMVQPFLESGSSLARETKEGNIFICDYKKLEGLPTRVVNGEPLPLTPGFCLFYKNPEDKLLPIAIQLGQVPSEHCPIFLPSDSEHDWLLAKLYMRCADFNDYQITHHLLNTHLLAEVFAMATFRNFPVIHPIYKMLTPHFRYTLQINVLARKRLISPDGPLTNGLIDGNGLKELLKRSLSDLTYSSLCLPEDITARGMQFIPHYYYRDDGLKLWKIINSFVKGMVEYYYPSDSEVSRDSELQDWIKEIFMYGFLGNSKSGIPESFHTVGELVKFITMIIFLVSAQHNAVNMGQFDYSSWIANNPLFLNNPPPTTKGRSGSPWNIPR, encoded by the exons ATGGCCGAATACAAAGTAGAGGTGACCACTGGTGAGTGGCTGCTGTCTGAGACATCTGACTATATATATGTCACACTGATTGGAACAGACGGGCAGAGTAACCGCACACACCTGGACAACTATGGTCTGGATTTCCAAACTGGGCAG ACGAGCAGCTACACTGTCACCAGCACCTCGTCTCTGGGGCGCCCCCTCCTGGTCAAGCTGGAAAAAGAACAGTTCCTTTACTTGCCTGAAAACGAGTGGTTCTGCTCCAAGATCGTTGTGACGACCCCGGAgggtgatgtcatcctgttcccCTGCTACAGATGGATTTCCAGGGGGGAGGTTGTAGAGCTCAGGGGGGGGCAAG CCACCAAGGTTTTTGAGGATGAGCTTCCTTTACTGGTTAAGCACAGGAAACAGGAGGTGGAGCTTCATAAGCAACTGTTCAA GTGGGCTGAATATGCAAAGGGTGTGCCTTACATTAACAGCATCACTGACAccttttccctcccttctgaagTCCAATATTCCTTCTCTAAACTTGTGGACTTCATCTACACCAAATCCGTGGC TTTGGCTGAGCTCAACCTTAAGGGTCTTGCATCCTCCACTGAGCACTGGAAAACCTTAGATGACATGAAGGAGGTCTTCTGGTACAAGAGGACACCCATAGCAG AGTACGTCTATGACCATTGGAAAGATGATGAATTCTTTGGGTCCCAGTATCTTAATGGAACCAACCCCAATGTGATCCAATGCTGCTCAAAACTTCCCCCCAACGTTCCTGTCACTGACGAGATGGTACAGCCCTTCCTGGAGTCTGGAAGCTCTCTAGCCAGAGAGACCAAG GAAGGGAACATATTCATTTGTGACTATAAGAAACTAGAGGGTTTGCCAACCAGGGTTGTCAATGGTgagcctcttcctctgactcCAGGATTCTGTCTTTTCTACAAGAACCCAGAGGACAAATTGCTGCCCATTGCCATCCAG CTGGGACAAGTACCTTCGGAGCATTGCCCCATCTTTCTGCCTAGTGACTCAGAGCATGACTGGCTGTTAGCCAAGTTATATATGAGATGTGCAGATTTCAATGACTATCAGATTACTCACCATCTACTGAACACCCACCTGCTGGCAGAGGTCTTTGCAATGGCAACCTTTCGGAACTTTCCTGTGATACACCCCATTTACAAG ATGCTGACTCCCCACTTTCGTTACACTCTGCAGATAAATGTCCTTGCTCGTAAACGACTAATCAGTCCAGATGGACCCCTGACAAAT GGTTTGATAGATGGAAATGGTCTGAAAGAACTTTTGAAGAGGTCACTGTCAGATTTAACTTACAGCTCCCTCTGTCTGCCGGAGGACATTACTGCACGAGGAATGCAGTTCATCCCCCACTATTACTACAGGGATGACGGCCTGAAGCTGTGGAAGATCATCAACAG CTTTGTCAAGGGGATGGTGGAGTACTACTACCCCTCTGACAGTGAGGTGTCCAGGGACTCGGAGCTCCAAGACTGGATTAAAGAGATCTTCATGTATGGTTTTCTTGGAAACAGCAAGTCAG GAATCCCTGAATCGTTTCATACAGTGGGCGAGCTGGTCAAGTTCATTACAATGATCATCTTCCTAGTCTCTGCTCAACATAATGCTGTTAACATGGGACAG TTTGACTACTCCAGTTGGATTGCCAACAACCCCTTGTTTCTGAACAACCCTCCTCCGACCACGAAAGGGAGGTCTG GTTCCCCTTGGAACATACCCAGATGA